The Triticum aestivum cultivar Chinese Spring chromosome 3A, IWGSC CS RefSeq v2.1, whole genome shotgun sequence genome includes a region encoding these proteins:
- the LOC123063115 gene encoding SNF1-related protein kinase regulatory subunit gamma-1, with the protein MQARREIRTKPEQRGEEDAAAAETPLSARWSPEAEIGMRVEDIWDSLDQPQLSRSDKLNSCFDAIPVSSFPQTFGSQLVDIPSDATLAEAVDILSRNRINGAPVRNVEAPEDASWIDRYIGIVEFAGIAVWLLHQSETSAAALGADEMAAKLGTVTLDPELKPAAPASEAEGAVAEAFGSLPSSELFRKTKVKDISGSFRWAPFLALQSSDTFLTMLLLLSKYRMKSLPVVDIGEGTISNMVTQAAVVHMLSECVGLSWFEDWGTKTLAELGLPLMKTSRLVKVCEDDPALKAFRQMRRRGVGGIPVVDAAGKPVGSIMIKDVKHLLTASESTGHYRTLTAREFIASARQCSGEKQMSIITCTREDNMKEIILKLDAEKRQRIYVVDGEGNLDGLITLRDIIAKLVYEPPGYFGDFFNGVIPMPQNSRV; encoded by the exons ATGCAGGCGAGGCGGGAGATCCGGACGAAGCCGGAGCAGCGGGGGGAggaggatgcggcggcggcggagacgccTCTGAGCGCGCGGTGGAGCCCGGAGGCGGAGATCGGGATGCGGGTGGAGGACATCTGGGACAGCCTGGACCAGCCGCAGCTGAGCCGGAGCGACAAGCTCAACAGCTGCTTCGACGCCATCCCGGTCTCCTCCTTCCCGCAGACCTTCGGGTCGCAGCTGGTGGACATCCCCTCCGACGCCACGCTGGCCGAGGCCGTCGACATCCTCTCCCGGAACCGCATCAACGGCGCGCCCGTGCGCAACGTGGAGGCGCCCGAGGACGCCAGCTGGATCGACCGCTACATCGGCATCGTGGAGTTCGCCGGGATCGCCGTCTGGCTGCTGCACCAGTCGGAGACCTCGGCGGCCGCGCTGGGCGCCGACGAGATGGCCGCCAAGCTCGGCACGGTGACCCTCGACCCGGAGCTGAAGCCGGCGGCGCCGGCGTCGGAGGCGGAGGGCGCGGTGGCGGAGGCGTTCGGGTCGCTGCCGTCGTCGGAGCTGTTCCGGAAGACCAAGGTGAAGGACATCTCCGGGTCGTTCCGGTGGGCGCCGTTCCTGGCGCTGCAGAGCTCAGACACGTTCCTCaccatgctgctgctgctgtccaAGTACCGGATGAAGAGCCTCCCCGTGGTGGACATCGGCGAGGGCACCATCAGCAACATGGTGACGCAGGCGGCGGTGGTGCACATGCTGTCCGAGTGCGTGGGGCTGAGCTGGTTCGAGGACTGGGGCACCAAGACGCTGGCCGAGCTGGGCCTCCCCCTCATGAAGACCAGCCGGCTCGTCAAGGTCTGCGAGGACGACCCGGCGCTCAAGGCGTTCCGGCAGATGAGGCGGCGCGGCGTCGGCGGCATCCCCGTGGTGGACGCCGCCGGCAAGCCCGTCGGCAGCATCATGATCAAGGACGTCAAGCACCTCCTCACGGCCTCCGAGTCAACCGGACACTACAG gacgCTGACGGCGAGGGAGTTCATCGCGAGCGCGCGGCAGTGCTCGGGGGAGAAGCAGATGAGCATCATCACGTGCACCAGGGAGGACAACATGAAGGAGATCATCCTGAAGCTGGACGCGGAGAAGAGGCAGAGGATCTACGTGGTGGACGGGGAGGGCAACCTGGACGGCCTCATCACGCTCAGGGACATCATCGCCAAGCTCGTCTACGAGCCGCCGGGATACTTCGGGGACTTCTTCAACGGCGTCATCCCCATGCCGCAGAACAGCAGGGTCTGA